A single Leptospira barantonii DNA region contains:
- a CDS encoding sensor histidine kinase: MELSGMIRKIYKDRDYLTRKKAVHLFIFNIASILLGILVNCYIWMTKGYFIRPGFSLMMVSSIVSLIFLFRKKFEVALKIILITSVVSVSVGWYYGASGEIAAVDEANRNIVLAIFIMIFLYFTNVKQTFLIALYCLFLIFADEFFQERNNGIVHIADRIALFVMFSIISIIAVQTLHGSVEEKNELIQEIHHRVRNNLQVLSGLVEIHSGSDKDKVENILSDFQDRILAISQVHNYLYKSENYFDIDFSEVIEEIIKNLSDKFDKRTIRVRVENSAEPVFLRIESALPCAMIFSELISNSLKHAFPVEADHGNVNVLFQREGNKYRLQITDDGAGISDSNLWMKPKTSGFTLIQILTKQIKGSFRIVSGSGFTAILEFGS; the protein is encoded by the coding sequence ATGGAACTTTCAGGAATGATTCGAAAAATCTATAAGGATCGGGATTATCTGACGCGAAAGAAAGCGGTTCATCTTTTCATATTCAACATCGCATCCATTCTCTTGGGGATTCTCGTAAATTGCTATATATGGATGACAAAGGGATATTTTATACGTCCCGGTTTTTCGCTCATGATGGTTTCTTCCATCGTATCCCTGATCTTTTTGTTTCGAAAAAAATTCGAAGTCGCTTTAAAGATCATTTTGATTACGAGTGTAGTGTCCGTCAGTGTGGGATGGTATTACGGCGCTTCCGGAGAGATCGCCGCCGTGGACGAGGCGAATCGAAATATCGTACTTGCGATATTTATAATGATCTTTCTCTACTTTACGAACGTAAAACAAACTTTCTTGATCGCACTCTATTGTTTATTTTTGATTTTTGCGGACGAGTTTTTTCAGGAACGAAATAACGGCATCGTTCACATCGCCGATCGGATTGCGTTGTTCGTAATGTTTTCCATCATCTCGATCATCGCGGTACAAACGTTGCACGGATCCGTTGAGGAAAAGAACGAACTGATTCAGGAAATTCATCATAGAGTAAGAAACAATCTTCAGGTTTTATCCGGTTTGGTGGAAATTCACAGCGGTTCGGATAAGGATAAGGTCGAGAACATTCTTTCGGATTTTCAGGATAGAATTCTCGCCATTTCACAGGTTCACAATTATCTCTATAAGTCCGAAAATTATTTCGACATCGATTTTTCCGAAGTGATTGAGGAAATCATCAAAAACCTTTCGGATAAATTCGATAAAAGAACGATCCGAGTGCGGGTCGAAAATTCCGCCGAACCCGTTTTTCTAAGAATCGAAAGCGCTCTTCCATGCGCGATGATCTTCAGCGAACTGATTTCAAATTCTTTGAAACATGCATTTCCCGTGGAAGCGGATCACGGAAACGTCAACGTGCTCTTTCAAAGAGAGGGAAACAAATATAGACTTCAAATCACGGATGACGGCGCGGGAATTTCCGATTCCAATTTATGGATGAAGCCGAAAACTTCCGGTTTTACATTGATTCAAATTTTAACGAAACAGATTAAGGGAAGTTTTCGAATCGTATCCGGGTCCGGATTTACCGCGATTCTCGAGTTCGGTAGTTGA